GGTGCTCGGCTACAATCTCACGCGGGTGATCCACATTCTCGGTGTGCAGGCGTTTCGGGATTACTGCGCCCAGCGTTTGTCCAGCCGCCTGCTGCCCATCTAGGCAGGGATGGTGACTTCATCGATAGGCTTCTGTTTTCTTTCAAATAGCAGCCTCGGAGACGAATTTTGACGGCCAGTCGATCGCGCCCGCGCCGCTCGCCCGCGACGAAACCGGGCGGCGCCAGGAGCCGCCAGGCACGCGGTGGCACGCCCCCTGGCGAACACACCATGAATACTTTCACAATCTCGAATGCCCCGTCCGGCCCGAGCCGCAACGGCTACTGGGAGCGCCGCACCCCAGTGCGGCTCGGCCCCGGCTCAACCCGCACCGCCAGGGTTGTCTGCGAGATCGCGCCGCACTGGGGTGCGGCGCTCCCAGGGCGTCCCGGGCGCCGTTCGCGGCGGGACGCCGCTCCCACGGGGTTTCTTGTCGCGACGCCCGTGCGGGGGCGGTGCCGACTCACCTATACTGAGCGGGCCTCCGCCCACCTCCCCACAGGAGTCCCCCATGCACGGTTTCAGGTTCCGCCCGCGTGCCGATCGGTACGCCTTGCTCCTTCTTTTGGTGCTGGCCGTGCTGCTGCCTGCCTGGGTCCTGGCCGCGCCGGGGCCGGCGGCGGGCGCGGGGCCGACGCCTGCCCCGAGTGCGGCGCCCGGCCCCGCCCGGCAACTGCTCCTGATGCAGGACGCGGACTATTTCGGCCGTGATATCGAGGTCCTGAAGGAGGTCGCACTGGACGACTGCACCGCGGCCTGTCTCGCGACCCCGGCCTGCCGCGCCTTCACCTACAACAGCAAGGCGCGCTGGTGCTTCCTGAAGGACCAGTTCCGCGACCTGCGGACCTTCCCGGGGGCCGTCTCCGGGCGGGTCCTGGAGGGGGCGGCGGCGACGCTGGCGCAGCGGCGCGCGGCGGAACTGGGCTTCCTCCCGCCCGACGCACTGGACGCGGCCAGGAAGCTGGCGGCCGGGCTCGCGGCCCTGGTGCCCCCGGAGTCCACGAAGGAACTGAAGGGGCAGGGGGTGGACGAGGTCAGCGCCGCCGCCCGCGCCGCGCGCGGGATGGGCAACGGCGAGCAGGCGGTGGTGCTCGCGGCGGCGGCGGTGCGGCTGGCCCCGGATGATCCGGGCCTGTGGCTCGGCCTCGCGCAGGCGCTGGAGGCGGCCACGCCCGAGGGCTATGAACTGCGTTCTCAGCGCAAGGCGCAGGCGAGCGCGGCGGCGGTCAATGCCTATCTGCTGGCCCCGACCGAGGCGCAGCGCACCCCCGCGCTCCTGGCCCTGGGCCGGACCCTGAAGAACCGCGAGCAGTGGCGCCCGGCCATCGGCGCCCTGGCCGCCGCGCTCGCCCTGCGGACCGATCCGGCGGTACAGGCGGACCTGGCCAAGCTGCGGGCCGATCATGGCTTTCGTGTCACCGAGCACCGGGTGGAGGCGGAGAGCCCGACGCCACGGATCTGTATCGAGTTCTCGGAGCCCCTGGCGCGGCTCAACCCCAACCTGGCGGACTTCGTGAAGGCGACTGATGGGAACGCGGGCGCGGGCGGGGCCAACACCGGGGCCGGGCTCCCGGTCGACCCGCAGGAGCGCCAGGTCTGTATCGATGGCGTCAGTCACGGCGGCCGCTATACGATCCAGGTCCGCAAGGGGCTGCCGGCCGCGAGCGGCGAGACCCTGGCCAAGACCGTCGACCTGGATATCCGGGTCGGTAACCGCACCCCGGCGGCGCATTTCCTGGGTCGCGCTTATGTCCTGCCCCGGGGCGGTGAGGCGACGATCCCGGTGGTCTCGGTCAATGCCGACCGGCTGGCGGCCAAGGTCTACCGCATCGGCGACCGCTCCATCGCCCAGGCCCTGGGGGACGGCCCCTTCCTCAAGTCGCTGAGCGGCTATGAGGCGGGGCAGATCGCCGACCAGACGGGCGAGACGATCTGGACCGGCACCATCGAGATCCAGGCGGAGTTGAATCGGGATGTCACCACCGCGGTCCCGGTCGGCACCCTGGTGCCGGATCTCAAACCCGGGGTCTATGCCCTGACCGCGAGCCCCACCCGCACCCTGACCCCGGGCCAGCAGGAGCAGGACTGCGAAGAGGGGTGCGGCGAGTCCGCCGCCACCCAGTGGTTCGTGGTCTCGGACCTGGGCCTCACCGCGCTCACCGGCAACGATGGGCTCCACACCCTGGTGCGTTCCCTCTCCAGCACCGCCCCGGTGGCCGGGGCAAAGCTGCGGCTCATCGCCCGCAACAACGATGTGCTGGGCACCGCGGACACCGATGCCGCCGGCTATGCGCGCTTCGAGCCGGGCCTGCTGCGCGGCACCGGCGGCAATGCCCCCCTGCTGATGACGGCGGAGGCGGCGGACGGGGACTACGGCTTTCTGGACCTGACCCGCACCCCCTTCGACCTCACCGACCGCGGGGTCGAGGGCCGGCCCGCGCCCAAGCCGCTCGATGTCTTCCTGGTGCCCGAGCGCGGGGTCTACCGCCCCGGTGAGACGGTCCACCTGACCGCCCTGGTCCGCGACCCGCAGGTGCGCGCCGTCGCCGACCTGCCCCTGACGCTCGTCATCCGCCGTCCGGACGGGGTGGAGCGCGAGCGTCTGCTGGTCAAGGACCAGGGGCTGGGCGGGCACCTGGCCGATGTCGCCCTGACCGGCGGGGCCATGCGCGGCACCTGGCGCGTCCTGGCCTATTCTGATCCCAAGGGTGAGCCGATCGGCCAGACGACCTTCCTGGTGGAGGACTTCGAGCCCGAGCGGCTGGACTTTGCCCTGACGGCCCCCGGGACCGGTGCCGGGCTCGACCCTCGCGCCGCGACCGCCCTGCCGATCACGGCGCGCTTCCTCTACGGCGCCCCCGCGGCTGGGCTCCAGGTCGAGGGCGAGCTCGCGGTCAAGGTGGCCGAGGGGCTCGCCGCCTGGCCGGGCTACCGCTTCGGGCTGGTCGACGACGTGCCCGAGGCGACCCAGCAGCCCCTGGACGCCGTGACCACGGACGCCCAAGGCGCCGCCCTGGTGCAGGTCCTGCTGCCGGAACTCGTGCCCACCAGCCGGCTCCTCACCGCCGACCTGGCGGTGCGGGTGCTGGACGCGGGCGGGCGCCCGGTCGAGCGCAACCTGACCCTGCCGGTCCTGGACGGGCAGGCGCGCCTGGGCGTGCGCCCGACCTTCGAGGGCGAGGCCCCGGAGGGCGGGACCGCCGGGTTCGAGGTGATCGCGCTCGGCAAGGACGGGGCGCGCCGCGCGGCGACCGGGGTCGCCTGGACCCTGGAGCGGGTCGAGACCAATTTCCAATGGTATCGCAAGGACGACGGGACCTATGACTATGAGCCGGTCGAGCGCACCAAGCGGGTGGCGAGCGGCACCCTCAAGCTGGACGCGACGAGCACCGGACGCATCGAGACCCCGGTGCAGTGGGGCGCCTACCGCCTGCGCCTGGCCGCCGACGGGCTCCTGTCCGTCAGCATGAACTTCGAGGCCGGCTGGTATGTGACCCCCAAGGCGGCGGACACCCCGGACCAGCTCAAGGTGTCGCTGGACAAGGCGACCTACCGGGTCGGCAACCGGGCGCGCGTCCACATCGAACCCCATACGGGGCAGGGCGGTCAGGGCGGCGAGCCCGGTCTGGCCCTGGTGATGGTGGTGGACGACCGGGTGATCGCCATGCATGCGGTGCAGGTCCCGGCCACCGGCACCACGCTCGACCTGCCGGTCACGGCCGACTGGGGGCCCGGGGCATACGTGACCGCGGTCCTCTACCGGCCCATGGACCTGGAGGCCCGGCGGATGCCCGGGCGCGCCATCGGCCTGGCCTGGGCCGGGGTGGACCCGCAGGAGCGGCGGCTCGCCATCGAGCTTGCGGTGGAGCCCGGCCAGCGCCCCCGCGGCACCATGCCGGTGCGCGTGGCCGTCACCAATCTGGAGCCCGGCACCGAGGCCTTCGTGACCCTGGCCGCGGTGGATCAGGGCATTCTCAATGTCACCGGCTACAAGCCGCCGGAGCCGGACGCCTGGTACTTCGGCCAGCGCCGCCTGGGGCTGGAGGTCCGTGACCTCTATGGCCAGTTGATCGACCGGATGCAGGGCGCGCCGGGGGTGGTGCGCTCCGGCGGTGACGGCGGTCTCGCCAAGCTCCTGGCCCCGCCCCCCAGCGAGGAACTGATGGCCTATTTCTCCGGCGTGGTGCGGCTCGACGATCAGGGCCAGGCGGTGATCCAGGTCCCGATCCCGGACTTCAACGGCACCGTGCGGCTCATGGCGATGGCCTGGACCGCGGTCGGCGTCGGCCACGGCCTGGCGGACGCCCTGGTGCGCGACCCGGTGGTGGTCAGCGCCAGCCTGCCGCGCTTCCTCGCCCCCGCCGATCGCAGCCGCCTGCTGCTCGGCCTCACCCTGGTCGAGGCCGAGGACACCGCGGGCGCCGCGCCCCAGGGCGGTGAGGTAACGGTCGCGGTCAGCACCGAACATGGACTCATCACGGCCGACCCCGCCGCCGCGACCCAGCGCCTGACCCTGGCCCCCAGCGTGCGGACCGAGGTACAGGTCCCCCTGACCGCCGACACCGTCGGCGACGAGACCATTCTGGTGCAGGTCACGACCCCCGCCGGCCAGGTCCTGACCAAGCATCTCAAGCTCGGCGTGCGCACCAATGCCCCCGCGACCTTCAGCAGCACCGCGCACCTGCTGGCCCCCGGGGCCGCGCCCCTGACGCTGACCCCGGACCTGCTGGGCGATTTCGTGACCGGCACCGGGGCCGTCCTCGCCTCCGTCAGCCGCGCCGGGCGCCTGGACATCGCCGGCATTCTGCGCGGGCTCGACCGCTATCCGCACGGCTGCACCGAGCAGCTCGTGAGTCGCGCCCTGCCGCTCCTGTACCTGGACCAGGTCGCCCTGGCCGCGGGCTTGAGCGGCGATCCCGCCGTGCCCCCGCGCATCCGCGAGGCCGTCACCCGGGTCCTGGCCAATGCCGGGGCGGACGGGCGCTTCGGCCTCTGGGCGCCGGGCGGTGAGGACCTGTGGCTGGACGCCTTCGCCACCGACTTCCTCACCCGGGCGCGGGAGCGCGGCTTCGAGGTCCCCCAACCGGCCCTGGACGCGGCACTCGATAACCTCAAGAACGCCGCCGCCTACAGCACCCCGACGCCCTCCGATGTCTATGCGCTCTATGTGCTGGCCCGCAACGGCCGCGCCTCCATCGGCGACCTGCGCTACCTGGCCGACGAGCGCCTGAAGGACCTGGGCAGCCCCATGGCGAAGGCGCAGGTGGGTGCCGCGCTGGCGCTCTACGGCGACCGCACCCGGGCGGACGCGGCGCTCACGGCCGCCGCCGCGGACCTGGACCGCTCGGTCCCGCTGGTCGGGGCCGGGACCTGGCGCGCCGATTACGGCTCCACGCTGCGCGACGCCGCCGCAGTGCTCGCCCTGGCGGCGGAGTCCGGCAGCGACTCCGTGGATCTCCGCGCGCTCGCCGGCCGGGTCCAGGACGGTGTCGCCCGGGCGCGCTACCGCAGCACCCAGGAGGACACCTGGCTCCTGCTCGCCGCGCAGGCGCTCAACAAGGGCAAGGACGGCCTGCGCCTGGAGGTCGACGGCAAGCCGGTCGAGGGCGCCTGGTTCGGCCGCTTCGACGCGGCGCGCCTCGCCGCCGCCCCGGTCCTGATCCGCAACCTGGGGACCAAGCCGGTGGACGCCATGGTCGCGGCGCTCGGCGTGCCGCGCGTCGCCCCGCCCGCCGGGGGCAACGGCTATGTCATCGAGCGCGCCTACTATGACCTGGACGGCAAGCGGGTCGAACTGACCGAGGTGCCCCAGGGCAAGCGGCTGCTTGCGGTGGTCACGGTGCGGGCGGACGCACAGGGTCAGGCGCGGCTCATCGTC
The DNA window shown above is from Candidatus Thiodictyon syntrophicum and carries:
- a CDS encoding alpha-2-macroglobulin family protein, with product MHGFRFRPRADRYALLLLLVLAVLLPAWVLAAPGPAAGAGPTPAPSAAPGPARQLLLMQDADYFGRDIEVLKEVALDDCTAACLATPACRAFTYNSKARWCFLKDQFRDLRTFPGAVSGRVLEGAAATLAQRRAAELGFLPPDALDAARKLAAGLAALVPPESTKELKGQGVDEVSAAARAARGMGNGEQAVVLAAAAVRLAPDDPGLWLGLAQALEAATPEGYELRSQRKAQASAAAVNAYLLAPTEAQRTPALLALGRTLKNREQWRPAIGALAAALALRTDPAVQADLAKLRADHGFRVTEHRVEAESPTPRICIEFSEPLARLNPNLADFVKATDGNAGAGGANTGAGLPVDPQERQVCIDGVSHGGRYTIQVRKGLPAASGETLAKTVDLDIRVGNRTPAAHFLGRAYVLPRGGEATIPVVSVNADRLAAKVYRIGDRSIAQALGDGPFLKSLSGYEAGQIADQTGETIWTGTIEIQAELNRDVTTAVPVGTLVPDLKPGVYALTASPTRTLTPGQQEQDCEEGCGESAATQWFVVSDLGLTALTGNDGLHTLVRSLSSTAPVAGAKLRLIARNNDVLGTADTDAAGYARFEPGLLRGTGGNAPLLMTAEAADGDYGFLDLTRTPFDLTDRGVEGRPAPKPLDVFLVPERGVYRPGETVHLTALVRDPQVRAVADLPLTLVIRRPDGVERERLLVKDQGLGGHLADVALTGGAMRGTWRVLAYSDPKGEPIGQTTFLVEDFEPERLDFALTAPGTGAGLDPRAATALPITARFLYGAPAAGLQVEGELAVKVAEGLAAWPGYRFGLVDDVPEATQQPLDAVTTDAQGAALVQVLLPELVPTSRLLTADLAVRVLDAGGRPVERNLTLPVLDGQARLGVRPTFEGEAPEGGTAGFEVIALGKDGARRAATGVAWTLERVETNFQWYRKDDGTYDYEPVERTKRVASGTLKLDATSTGRIETPVQWGAYRLRLAADGLLSVSMNFEAGWYVTPKAADTPDQLKVSLDKATYRVGNRARVHIEPHTGQGGQGGEPGLALVMVVDDRVIAMHAVQVPATGTTLDLPVTADWGPGAYVTAVLYRPMDLEARRMPGRAIGLAWAGVDPQERRLAIELAVEPGQRPRGTMPVRVAVTNLEPGTEAFVTLAAVDQGILNVTGYKPPEPDAWYFGQRRLGLEVRDLYGQLIDRMQGAPGVVRSGGDGGLAKLLAPPPSEELMAYFSGVVRLDDQGQAVIQVPIPDFNGTVRLMAMAWTAVGVGHGLADALVRDPVVVSASLPRFLAPADRSRLLLGLTLVEAEDTAGAAPQGGEVTVAVSTEHGLITADPAAATQRLTLAPSVRTEVQVPLTADTVGDETILVQVTTPAGQVLTKHLKLGVRTNAPATFSSTAHLLAPGAAPLTLTPDLLGDFVTGTGAVLASVSRAGRLDIAGILRGLDRYPHGCTEQLVSRALPLLYLDQVALAAGLSGDPAVPPRIREAVTRVLANAGADGRFGLWAPGGEDLWLDAFATDFLTRARERGFEVPQPALDAALDNLKNAAAYSTPTPSDVYALYVLARNGRASIGDLRYLADERLKDLGSPMAKAQVGAALALYGDRTRADAALTAAAADLDRSVPLVGAGTWRADYGSTLRDAAAVLALAAESGSDSVDLRALAGRVQDGVARARYRSTQEDTWLLLAAQALNKGKDGLRLEVDGKPVEGAWFGRFDAARLAAAPVLIRNLGTKPVDAMVAALGVPRVAPPAGGNGYVIERAYYDLDGKRVELTEVPQGKRLLAVVTVRADAQGQARLIVDDPLPAGLEIDNPNLMRSADVARVPGLDLLENPAHQEFRSDRFVAAIERDADDPAEFQLGYLIRAVTPGTYAQPPASVEDMYDPSRRAWTEAGSASVVGSVGVPPAR